A single window of Paracoccus albus DNA harbors:
- the rpoB gene encoding DNA-directed RNA polymerase subunit beta: protein MAQSYVGQKRIRRGYGNIREVLEMPNLIEVQKSSYDLFLNSGDSDTHSDGEGIQGVFQSVFPIKDFNETATLEFVKYELEKPKYDVEECQQRDMTYAAPLKVTLRLIVFDVDENTGAKSVKDIKEQDVFMGDMPLMTQNGTFIVNGTERVVVSQMHRSPGVFFDHDRGKTHSSGKLLFACRIIPYRGSWLDFEFDAKDLVFARIDRRRKLPVTTLLYALGMDQEGIMDAFYDTVGFKLEKGKKGAEGGWVTRFFPERMRGSRPAFDLVNAATGEVITKAGDKVTPRQVKQLLDGGKDIDLLVPFDQIVGRFIAKDIVNDETGLIYAEAGDEITAEYDKDGELSGGLLKSLLDNDITDLPVLDIDNVNVGAYIRNTMASDKNMNREGALMDIYRVMRPGEPPTVEAASAMFDSLFFDAERYDLSAVGRVKMNMRLDLDAPDTQRTLRPEDIVACVRGLVELRDGKGEIDDIDHLGNRRVRSVGELMENQYRVGLLRMERAIRERMSQTEIDTVMPQDLINAKPAAAAVREFFGSSQLSQFMDQTNPLSEVTHKRRLSALGPGGLTRERAGFEVRDVHPTHYGRMCPIETPEGQNIGLINSLATFARVNKYGFIETPYRKVVEGKVTDDVVYMSATEEMRHTVAQANAQLDDDGKFINELVSTRQAGDFMLNPVDAVDLIDVSPKQLVSVAAALIPFLENDDANRALMGANMQRQAVPLLRAEAPFVGTGMEATVARDSGAAIMARRGGIIDQVDAQRIVVRATENLGAGDAGVDIYRLRKFKRSNQSSTINQRPLVKVGEKVVNGQVIADGPSTDQGELAIGRNVIVAFMPWNGYNYEDSVLISERIHRDDVYTSIHIDEYEVAARDTKLGPEEITRDIPNVGEEALRNLDEAGIVYIGAEVGPGDILVGKITPKGESPMTPEEKLLRAIFGEKASDVRDTSLRLPPGAYGTIVEVRVFNRHGVDKDERALQIEREEVERLSRDRDDELAILERNIYARLKTLISGKTAVKGPKGVKSNSTVDDELLGSISRGLWWQLAIGDEDTAKEVEALHDQFNAQKKALDNRFDDKVEKVRQGDDLPPGVMKMVKVFVAVKRKLQAGDKMAGRHGNKGVVSKVVPIEDMPFLADGTAVDIVLNPLGVPSRMNVGQILETHMGWAARGLGIKIDEALEAFRHGSGDMSGIREAMKNGYGDEMYAETFDGMADEQLIEHAEAVRTGVPIATPVFDGAKEGDVDDALLRAGFDTSGQSIVFDGRTGEPFARPVTVGVKYYLKLHHLVDDKMHARSTGPYSLVTQQPLGGKAQFGGQRLGEMEVWALEAYGAAYTLQEMLTVKSDDVAGRTKVYESIVKGEDNFEAGVPESFNVLVKEVRGLGLNMELLDAEEEE, encoded by the coding sequence ATGGCGCAGTCATATGTCGGCCAGAAGCGCATCCGGCGCGGCTACGGTAATATCCGCGAAGTTCTCGAAATGCCGAACCTCATCGAGGTTCAGAAATCCTCTTACGACCTGTTCCTGAACTCGGGCGACAGCGATACCCATTCCGATGGAGAGGGTATTCAGGGCGTTTTCCAGTCGGTCTTCCCGATCAAGGATTTCAACGAGACCGCGACGCTGGAATTCGTGAAATACGAGCTGGAAAAGCCGAAATACGACGTTGAGGAGTGTCAGCAGCGCGACATGACCTACGCTGCGCCGCTGAAGGTGACGCTGCGGCTGATCGTGTTTGATGTCGATGAAAACACCGGCGCGAAATCGGTCAAGGACATCAAGGAACAGGACGTTTTCATGGGCGATATGCCCCTGATGACGCAGAACGGTACGTTCATCGTGAACGGGACCGAGCGTGTTGTCGTGTCCCAGATGCACCGCTCTCCCGGCGTGTTCTTCGACCATGATCGCGGAAAGACGCACAGCTCTGGCAAGCTGCTGTTCGCCTGCCGCATCATTCCTTACCGCGGCTCCTGGCTGGACTTCGAATTCGACGCCAAGGATCTGGTATTCGCGCGTATCGACCGCCGCAGGAAGCTGCCGGTGACAACGCTGCTTTATGCGCTTGGCATGGATCAGGAAGGCATCATGGATGCATTCTATGATACCGTCGGCTTCAAGCTGGAAAAAGGCAAGAAGGGCGCAGAAGGCGGCTGGGTCACGCGCTTCTTCCCCGAGCGTATGCGCGGCTCGCGTCCGGCATTCGATCTGGTGAATGCAGCGACTGGTGAAGTCATCACCAAGGCAGGCGACAAGGTTACCCCGCGTCAGGTCAAGCAACTGCTCGACGGCGGCAAGGATATCGACCTTCTGGTTCCGTTCGATCAGATCGTGGGCCGCTTCATCGCGAAAGACATCGTCAACGATGAAACCGGTCTGATCTATGCCGAAGCCGGTGACGAGATCACGGCTGAATACGACAAGGACGGCGAGCTGTCGGGTGGCTTGCTGAAGTCGCTGCTGGACAATGACATCACCGACCTGCCGGTGCTGGACATCGATAACGTCAATGTCGGCGCCTATATCCGCAACACGATGGCGTCGGACAAGAACATGAACCGCGAAGGCGCGTTGATGGACATCTACCGCGTCATGCGCCCGGGTGAGCCGCCGACCGTTGAAGCGGCCTCGGCCATGTTCGATAGCTTGTTCTTCGATGCAGAGCGTTATGATCTGTCCGCCGTTGGCCGGGTCAAGATGAACATGCGTCTTGACCTTGATGCGCCGGATACGCAGCGTACGTTGCGCCCGGAAGATATCGTGGCCTGTGTCCGCGGTCTCGTTGAACTGCGTGACGGCAAGGGTGAGATCGACGATATCGACCACCTTGGCAACCGCCGCGTCCGTTCGGTCGGCGAATTGATGGAGAACCAGTATCGCGTCGGCCTGCTGCGCATGGAGCGCGCGATCCGTGAGCGGATGTCCCAGACCGAGATTGATACGGTCATGCCGCAGGATCTGATCAACGCCAAGCCGGCGGCGGCCGCAGTGCGGGAATTCTTCGGCTCTTCGCAGCTGTCGCAGTTCATGGACCAGACGAACCCGCTGTCGGAAGTCACGCATAAGCGCCGTCTCTCGGCGCTTGGGCCGGGCGGTCTGACCCGCGAGCGTGCGGGCTTTGAAGTCCGCGACGTGCACCCGACCCATTACGGCCGGATGTGCCCGATCGAGACGCCGGAAGGTCAGAACATCGGTCTGATCAACAGCCTCGCGACCTTCGCGCGCGTCAACAAATACGGCTTCATCGAAACCCCCTACCGCAAGGTTGTCGAGGGCAAGGTCACCGACGACGTGGTCTATATGTCCGCGACCGAGGAAATGCGTCACACCGTGGCGCAGGCCAACGCGCAACTCGACGATGACGGCAAGTTCATCAATGAGCTGGTCAGCACCCGTCAGGCGGGTGACTTCATGCTGAACCCGGTCGACGCCGTCGATCTGATCGACGTGTCGCCCAAGCAGTTGGTTTCGGTTGCCGCAGCACTGATCCCGTTCCTTGAAAACGATGACGCCAACCGCGCCCTGATGGGTGCCAACATGCAGCGCCAGGCAGTTCCGCTTCTGCGGGCCGAAGCGCCGTTTGTCGGTACCGGAATGGAAGCGACCGTTGCCCGCGATTCCGGCGCAGCGATCATGGCCCGTCGCGGCGGTATCATCGACCAGGTCGATGCGCAGCGTATTGTTGTCCGCGCGACTGAGAACCTTGGGGCCGGCGATGCCGGCGTGGACATCTATCGTCTGCGCAAGTTCAAGCGGTCCAACCAGTCCTCGACCATCAACCAGCGTCCGCTGGTGAAAGTGGGTGAGAAGGTCGTGAACGGTCAGGTCATCGCTGACGGTCCCTCGACCGATCAGGGGGAACTGGCCATCGGTCGGAACGTGATCGTCGCGTTCATGCCGTGGAACGGTTACAACTATGAGGACTCGGTCCTGATTTCCGAGCGGATCCACCGCGACGACGTCTATACCTCGATCCATATCGACGAATACGAAGTCGCGGCCCGTGATACCAAGTTGGGTCCGGAAGAAATCACCCGCGACATCCCGAACGTCGGCGAAGAGGCGCTGCGCAACCTCGACGAGGCTGGCATCGTCTATATCGGTGCCGAAGTCGGGCCGGGTGACATTCTTGTCGGTAAGATCACGCCGAAGGGCGAAAGCCCGATGACGCCGGAAGAAAAGCTTCTTCGCGCCATCTTCGGTGAAAAGGCGTCCGATGTGCGCGACACCTCGCTGCGTCTGCCGCCCGGTGCTTACGGGACCATCGTCGAAGTCCGCGTCTTCAACCGTCACGGCGTCGACAAGGACGAGCGTGCGCTGCAGATCGAACGTGAAGAAGTCGAACGCCTGTCGCGCGACCGCGATGACGAGCTGGCGATTCTGGAGCGTAACATCTATGCGCGCCTGAAAACGCTGATCTCGGGCAAGACCGCCGTGAAGGGTCCGAAGGGCGTCAAGTCGAACAGCACCGTCGATGACGAGTTGCTCGGCTCGATCTCGCGCGGGTTGTGGTGGCAGCTTGCCATTGGCGACGAAGACACCGCAAAGGAAGTCGAGGCGCTGCACGATCAGTTCAACGCGCAGAAGAAAGCGCTCGACAACCGTTTCGACGACAAGGTCGAAAAGGTCCGTCAGGGCGACGACCTGCCTCCGGGCGTGATGAAGATGGTCAAGGTCTTTGTTGCCGTGAAGCGCAAGCTTCAGGCCGGCGACAAGATGGCTGGTCGTCACGGCAACAAGGGTGTTGTGTCCAAGGTCGTTCCGATCGAAGACATGCCGTTCCTTGCTGACGGGACTGCGGTCGACATTGTGCTGAACCCGCTTGGCGTGCCTTCGCGTATGAATGTCGGTCAGATTCTGGAAACCCATATGGGCTGGGCCGCGCGCGGTCTGGGGATCAAGATCGATGAGGCACTGGAAGCCTTCCGTCACGGTTCCGGCGATATGTCCGGCATCCGCGAGGCCATGAAGAACGGTTATGGCGATGAAATGTACGCCGAAACCTTCGACGGCATGGCGGATGAGCAACTGATCGAGCATGCCGAGGCCGTGCGCACCGGTGTCCCGATCGCGACTCCGGTCTTTGACGGTGCCAAGGAAGGCGACGTCGACGATGCGCTGCTGCGTGCCGGTTTTGACACGTCGGGTCAGTCCATCGTGTTTGACGGCCGCACGGGTGAGCCTTTCGCACGTCCCGTCACGGTCGGTGTGAAATATTACCTGAAGCTTCACCACCTGGTCGACGACAAGATGCACGCGCGTTCGACCGGTCCGTACTCGCTCGTTACCCAGCAGCCGCTGGGTGGTAAGGCGCAGTTCGGTGGTCAGCGTCTGGGTGAGATGGAGGTCTGGGCCCTTGAGGCTTACGGCGCCGCCTACACCCTGCAGGAAATGCTGACGGTGAAGTCGGATGACGTGGCAGGCCGGACCAAGGTCTATGAAAGCATCGTCAAGGGCGAGGACAATTTCGAGGCCGGCGTGCCGGAATCGTTCAACGTTCTTGTCAAAGAGGTCCGGGGTCTGGGCCTCAACATGGAACTCCTGGATGCGGAGGAGGAAGAGTGA
- the rpoC gene encoding DNA-directed RNA polymerase subunit beta' produces MNQEIANNPLNPLAQPRQFDEIKISLASPEEILAWSYGEVKKPETINYRTFKPERDGLFCARIFGPIKDYECLCGKYKRMKYRGLVCEKCGVEVTLQKVRRERMGHIELAAPVAHIWFLKSLPSRIGLMLDMTLRDLERILYFENYVVIEPGLTDLTYGQLMTEEEFMDAQDQFGADAFTADIGAEAIRTMLANIDLDATAEQLREELKEATGELKPKKIIKRLKIVESFLESGNRPEWMVMTVIPVIPPELRPLVPLDGGRFATSDLNDLYRRVINRNNRLKRLIELRAPDIIVRNEKRMLQESVDALFDNGRRGRVITGNNRRPLKSLSDMLKGKQGRFRQNLLGKRVDFSGRSVIVTGPELKLHQCGLPKKMALELFKPFIYSRLEAKGYSSTVKQAKKLVEKERPEVWDILDEVIREHPVLLNRAPTLHRLGIQAFEPILIEGKAIQLHPLVCSAFNADFDGDQMAVHVPLSLEAQLEARVLMMSTNNVLSPANGAPIIVPSQDMILGLYYTTMMREGMKGEGMSFANVDEVEHALAAGEVHLHAKINARLKQIDEDGNEVMQRFETTPGRLRLGALLPLNAKAPFELVNRLLRKKDVQHVIDTVYRYCGQKEAVIFSDKIMGLGFREAFRAGISFGKNDMVIPDNKWDIVGEVQDQVKEFEQQYLDGLITQGEKYNKVVDAWSKCNDRVTDAMMSTIAATRKDDAGAEMEPNSVYMMAHSGARGSVTQMKQLGGMRGLMAKPNGEIIETPIISNFKEGLTVLEYFNSTHGARKGLSDTALKTANSGYLTRRLVDVAQDCIVREYDCGTEQAINASAAVNDGEVISPLSERILGRTAAEDVLVPGTDEVIVRQGELIDERKADTVEAAGVQNVRIRSALTCESEDGVCAMCYGRDLARGTLVNIGEAVGIIAAQSIGEPGTQLTMRTFHIGGVAQGGQQSFTAANQEGTVSFENEATITNDMGELIVMARNMVLNLMNKQGEPVASHKLFYGSKLMVKEGEEVIRGQKLFEWDPYTLPIIAEKPGVAKFVDLISGLSVRDDTDDATGMTQKIVTDWRSTPKGGDLKPEIIVVGADGEPVRNDQGNPVTYPMSVDAILSVEDGQEIKAGDVVARIPREGAKTKDITGGLPRVAELFEARRPKDHAIIAEIDGYVRFGKDYKNKRRIAIEPAEEGLDPVEYMVPKGKHIPVQEGDFVQRGEYIMDGNPAPHDILRIMGIEALADYLIDEVQDVYRLQGVKINDKHIEVIVRQMLQKIEILDSGDTTLLKGEHVERDEFEEENAKIEAKGGKPATGEPVLLGITKASLQTRSFISAASFQETTRVLTEASVQGKRDKLVGLKENVIVGRLIPAGTGGATMRLKKIAGDRDAEVIEARRAEAEAAAALAAPTEFAEAVDTSAEEVSADD; encoded by the coding sequence ATGAACCAGGAAATCGCCAACAACCCGCTGAACCCGCTGGCCCAGCCGCGGCAGTTCGACGAAATCAAGATCTCGCTGGCATCACCCGAGGAAATCCTCGCGTGGTCCTATGGCGAGGTGAAGAAACCTGAAACCATCAACTACCGCACGTTCAAGCCGGAACGTGACGGCCTGTTCTGTGCGCGTATCTTTGGCCCGATCAAGGATTATGAATGCCTCTGCGGCAAATATAAGCGCATGAAGTATCGCGGCCTTGTCTGCGAAAAATGCGGGGTCGAGGTCACGCTGCAAAAGGTCCGCCGTGAGCGTATGGGCCATATCGAGCTGGCCGCACCCGTTGCCCATATCTGGTTCCTCAAGTCGCTGCCGTCCCGCATCGGCCTGATGCTGGATATGACGCTGCGCGATCTGGAGCGGATCCTGTATTTCGAGAACTATGTCGTCATTGAACCCGGACTGACCGATCTGACCTATGGTCAGCTGATGACCGAAGAAGAGTTCATGGACGCACAGGACCAGTTCGGTGCCGACGCCTTCACCGCCGATATCGGCGCCGAGGCGATCCGCACCATGCTGGCCAATATCGACCTGGATGCGACGGCAGAACAACTTCGTGAAGAGCTGAAAGAAGCCACGGGCGAGCTGAAGCCGAAGAAGATCATCAAGCGTCTGAAGATCGTAGAAAGCTTCCTGGAATCCGGCAACCGCCCGGAATGGATGGTCATGACCGTCATTCCGGTCATCCCGCCGGAACTGCGTCCGCTGGTTCCGCTGGATGGCGGGCGTTTCGCGACCTCGGACCTGAACGACCTGTATCGACGCGTGATCAACCGGAACAACCGTCTGAAGCGCCTGATCGAGCTGCGTGCGCCCGACATCATTGTCCGCAACGAAAAGCGGATGCTGCAGGAATCGGTTGATGCGCTGTTCGACAACGGCCGTCGCGGCCGCGTTATCACGGGCAATAACCGCCGCCCGCTGAAATCGCTGTCGGACATGCTGAAAGGCAAGCAGGGCCGCTTCCGCCAGAACCTGCTGGGTAAGCGCGTGGACTTCTCGGGCCGTTCGGTCATCGTGACCGGGCCGGAACTGAAGCTTCATCAGTGCGGGTTGCCGAAGAAGATGGCCTTGGAACTGTTCAAGCCGTTCATCTATTCGCGGCTTGAGGCGAAGGGGTATTCGTCGACCGTCAAGCAGGCCAAGAAGCTGGTCGAGAAAGAGCGTCCCGAAGTCTGGGATATTCTGGACGAGGTTATTCGTGAGCATCCGGTTCTGCTGAACCGTGCGCCGACGCTGCACCGTCTGGGTATTCAGGCGTTTGAGCCGATCCTGATCGAAGGCAAGGCGATACAGCTTCACCCGCTGGTTTGTTCGGCCTTCAATGCCGACTTCGACGGCGACCAGATGGCCGTGCACGTCCCGCTGAGCCTTGAGGCCCAGCTGGAAGCCCGCGTTCTGATGATGTCCACGAACAACGTTCTGTCGCCCGCCAACGGCGCGCCGATCATTGTTCCGTCGCAGGACATGATCCTTGGTCTCTACTACACGACCATGATGCGCGAAGGCATGAAGGGTGAGGGCATGTCCTTCGCCAATGTCGATGAGGTCGAGCACGCCCTTGCCGCAGGCGAGGTTCATCTGCATGCCAAGATCAATGCCCGTCTCAAGCAGATTGATGAAGACGGCAATGAGGTTATGCAGCGCTTCGAAACCACGCCGGGCCGTCTGCGCCTTGGCGCGCTGCTGCCGCTGAACGCGAAAGCGCCGTTTGAGCTTGTGAACCGCCTGCTGCGCAAGAAAGACGTGCAGCACGTGATTGATACCGTCTACCGCTACTGCGGCCAGAAAGAGGCGGTGATCTTCTCGGACAAGATCATGGGTCTCGGCTTCCGCGAAGCGTTCCGCGCCGGTATCTCCTTCGGCAAGAACGACATGGTGATCCCGGATAACAAGTGGGACATCGTGGGCGAAGTTCAGGATCAGGTGAAAGAGTTCGAACAGCAGTATCTGGACGGTCTCATCACGCAGGGCGAAAAGTACAACAAGGTTGTCGATGCCTGGTCGAAATGTAACGACCGCGTCACCGACGCCATGATGTCCACCATCGCCGCAACCCGCAAAGACGACGCGGGCGCGGAAATGGAGCCGAACTCGGTCTATATGATGGCGCATTCCGGTGCGCGTGGTTCTGTCACCCAGATGAAGCAGTTGGGCGGGATGCGCGGCCTGATGGCCAAGCCGAATGGCGAAATCATTGAGACGCCGATCATATCGAACTTCAAGGAAGGTCTGACCGTTCTTGAATACTTCAACTCGACCCACGGCGCCCGGAAGGGTCTGTCGGATACCGCGTTGAAGACGGCGAACTCGGGTTATCTGACCCGTCGTCTGGTTGACGTGGCGCAGGACTGCATCGTGCGTGAGTACGATTGTGGCACCGAACAGGCGATCAATGCCTCTGCTGCGGTCAATGATGGCGAAGTCATCTCTCCGCTGAGCGAGCGTATTCTGGGCCGTACCGCGGCAGAGGACGTGCTGGTTCCGGGCACGGATGAGGTCATCGTCCGTCAGGGCGAGCTGATCGACGAGCGCAAGGCCGATACGGTCGAGGCCGCTGGTGTTCAGAACGTCCGCATCCGCTCGGCCCTGACCTGTGAAAGCGAAGACGGTGTCTGCGCCATGTGCTATGGTCGCGACCTGGCCCGTGGCACGCTGGTCAACATTGGTGAAGCTGTCGGCATCATCGCCGCCCAGTCCATCGGTGAACCCGGCACGCAGCTGACGATGCGGACGTTCCACATCGGCGGTGTTGCCCAGGGTGGTCAGCAGTCCTTCACGGCTGCGAACCAGGAGGGCACCGTGTCCTTCGAGAATGAGGCGACCATTACCAACGACATGGGCGAGCTGATCGTCATGGCGCGGAACATGGTGCTGAACCTGATGAACAAGCAGGGCGAGCCGGTGGCTTCGCACAAGCTGTTCTACGGCTCGAAGCTGATGGTGAAGGAAGGCGAAGAGGTCATCCGTGGCCAGAAGCTGTTCGAATGGGACCCCTATACGCTGCCGATCATCGCGGAAAAGCCGGGTGTCGCAAAATTCGTTGATCTTATCTCTGGCCTCTCGGTCCGCGACGATACCGATGATGCGACGGGTATGACCCAGAAGATCGTGACCGACTGGCGCTCGACCCCGAAAGGCGGCGATCTGAAGCCGGAAATCATCGTTGTCGGTGCTGATGGCGAACCTGTTCGCAACGATCAGGGCAATCCTGTGACCTATCCGATGTCGGTGGACGCGATTCTGTCCGTCGAGGACGGGCAGGAGATCAAGGCCGGTGACGTTGTGGCGCGTATCCCGCGCGAAGGTGCCAAGACCAAGGACATCACCGGGGGTCTGCCCCGCGTGGCGGAACTGTTCGAGGCGCGCCGTCCAAAGGACCACGCGATCATCGCCGAAATCGACGGCTATGTGCGCTTTGGCAAGGACTACAAGAACAAGCGTCGTATCGCGATCGAACCGGCGGAAGAGGGGCTGGATCCCGTCGAATACATGGTGCCGAAAGGCAAGCACATCCCGGTGCAGGAAGGTGACTTCGTGCAAAGGGGTGAGTATATCATGGACGGCAATCCGGCCCCGCATGACATCCTGCGGATCATGGGGATCGAGGCTTTGGCCGACTATCTCATCGACGAGGTGCAGGACGTCTATCGACTGCAGGGCGTGAAGATCAACGACAAGCATATCGAAGTGATCGTTCGCCAGATGCTGCAGAAGATCGAGATCCTGGACAGCGGCGACACCACGCTGCTGAAAGGCGAGCATGTCGAGCGCGACGAGTTCGAGGAAGAAAACGCCAAGATCGAAGCCAAGGGCGGCAAGCCCGCGACGGGTGAGCCGGTTCTGCTGGGCATTACCAAAGCGTCGCTGCAAACGCGCAGCTTCATTTCGGCCGCGTCCTTCCAGGAAACGACCCGCGTGCTGACCGAGGCCTCGGTTCAGGGCAAGCGCGACAAGCTGGTTGGTCTGAAGGAAAATGTTATCGTCGGCCGTCTGATCCCAGCCGGTACGGGTGGCGCGACAATGCGGTTGAAGAAGATCGCAGGCGACCGTGATGCGGAAGTGATCGAGGCACGTCGTGCAGAGGCCGAGGCCGCGGCAGCGTTGGCCGCCCCGACCGAGTTCGCAGAAGCGGTCGATACCTCCGCCGAAGAAGTTTCTGCTGACGATTGA
- the lon gene encoding endopeptidase La, whose product MTDIIHSHPVLPLRDIVAFPHMVVPLFVGRDKSVRALEAVMADDRPILLATQKDAAVDEPTDEGIYRVGVLANVLQLLKLPDGTVKVLVEGQRRVEITKFLDNADYFEAEATPLIEEQGDADTVTALSNAVAEEFEKYVKIRKNVPDEVVSSVAESTEPEKLADLVSGHLGIEIARKQELLETLVVAERLEKVYGLMQGEMSVLQVEKKIKSRVKTQMEKTQREYYLNEQMKAIQKELGDGEEGSDELAELEQKIAETKFSKEAREKAESELKKLKSMSPMSAEATVSRNYLDWLLALPWGVKSRTKKDLGKAEQVLDADHYGLEKVKERIVEYLAVQARSQKLKGPILSLVGPPGVGKTSLGRSLAKATGREFIRISLGGVRDESEIRGHRRTYIGSMPGKIIQALKKAKTTNPLILLDEIDKMGQDFRGDPASAMLEVLDPEQNSTFVDHYLEVEYDLSNVMFVTTANSYNMPGPLLDRMEIIPLAGYTEDEKREIARRHLLPKQVKANGLRKGEFSVTDDALTHVIRYYTREAGVRSLEREIAKLARKAVTEILKGKVKTVEVDAAKAEEYLGVRRHRYGLAEKEDQVGVVTGLAWTQVGGDLLQIEALKLPGKGRMKTTGKLGDVMKESIDAASSFVRSVAPELGIKPPEFEKRDIHVHVPEGATPKDGPSAGLAMVTSVVSVMTGIPVRKDIAMTGEVTLRGNALAIGGLKEKLLAALRGGIKTVLIPEDNAKDLVEIPANVKEGLDIIPVSNVREVLKHALVHMPEPVEWDEAAEEAAEAARQAAARGERDGATRTAH is encoded by the coding sequence ATGACCGATATCATTCATTCGCATCCCGTGCTGCCGCTGCGCGATATCGTGGCGTTCCCGCACATGGTCGTGCCGCTTTTCGTCGGTCGCGACAAATCCGTGAGGGCACTCGAAGCGGTCATGGCCGATGACCGTCCGATCCTTCTGGCAACGCAGAAAGACGCGGCGGTCGATGAGCCGACCGATGAAGGTATTTACCGTGTCGGCGTTCTGGCCAATGTGCTGCAACTGCTGAAACTGCCCGACGGCACCGTCAAGGTGCTGGTCGAGGGGCAGCGCCGTGTCGAAATTACGAAATTTCTGGATAATGCGGACTATTTTGAGGCTGAAGCAACACCTCTGATCGAAGAGCAGGGTGATGCAGACACCGTGACTGCGCTGAGCAATGCGGTTGCCGAAGAGTTCGAGAAATATGTTAAGATCCGCAAGAATGTCCCGGATGAGGTTGTCTCGTCCGTCGCGGAATCGACCGAACCCGAAAAGCTTGCCGATCTGGTATCTGGCCACCTTGGCATCGAAATCGCGCGTAAGCAGGAGCTTCTGGAAACGCTCGTCGTCGCTGAACGGCTGGAGAAGGTATACGGCCTGATGCAGGGCGAAATGTCTGTTCTGCAGGTAGAGAAAAAGATCAAATCGCGCGTCAAAACCCAGATGGAGAAGACGCAGCGCGAGTACTATTTGAATGAGCAGATGAAGGCCATTCAGAAAGAGCTCGGCGATGGTGAGGAGGGTTCGGACGAACTCGCCGAACTGGAGCAGAAGATCGCAGAGACCAAATTCAGCAAGGAAGCCCGCGAAAAGGCGGAATCCGAACTGAAGAAGCTGAAGTCTATGTCCCCGATGTCGGCAGAAGCGACCGTCAGCCGCAACTATCTGGACTGGCTGCTGGCCCTGCCGTGGGGTGTGAAGTCTCGGACGAAGAAGGATCTCGGCAAGGCCGAGCAGGTCCTTGATGCCGATCACTATGGGCTGGAAAAGGTCAAGGAACGCATTGTCGAATATCTGGCCGTGCAGGCGCGCAGTCAGAAGCTGAAAGGCCCGATCCTCAGCCTCGTTGGTCCTCCCGGCGTGGGTAAGACTTCGCTTGGCCGCTCGCTGGCGAAGGCGACGGGTCGCGAATTCATTCGCATCAGCCTTGGTGGTGTGCGCGATGAAAGCGAGATCCGGGGTCACCGCCGGACCTATATCGGCTCCATGCCCGGCAAGATCATTCAGGCGCTGAAAAAGGCCAAAACCACGAATCCGCTTATCCTGCTCGATGAAATCGACAAGATGGGGCAGGATTTCCGTGGCGACCCGGCAAGCGCGATGCTGGAGGTGCTGGATCCCGAGCAAAACTCGACCTTCGTGGACCACTATCTTGAGGTGGAATACGACCTGTCGAACGTCATGTTCGTGACCACGGCCAACAGCTATAACATGCCCGGGCCGCTGCTCGACCGGATGGAGATCATTCCGCTGGCCGGCTATACCGAGGATGAAAAGCGTGAGATCGCGCGCCGTCACCTGCTGCCCAAGCAGGTCAAGGCGAATGGTCTGCGCAAGGGTGAATTCAGCGTCACCGACGACGCGCTGACCCATGTCATCCGCTATTACACGCGTGAGGCTGGCGTACGTTCGCTGGAACGCGAAATTGCCAAGCTGGCGCGTAAGGCGGTGACAGAGATCCTCAAGGGCAAGGTCAAGACTGTCGAGGTCGACGCCGCGAAGGCCGAGGAATATCTGGGCGTTCGCCGCCATCGCTATGGTTTGGCCGAGAAAGAGGATCAGGTCGGCGTCGTGACAGGGCTTGCATGGACGCAGGTCGGTGGCGATCTGTTGCAGATCGAGGCGCTGAAGCTGCCCGGAAAAGGGCGCATGAAGACGACAGGTAAGCTTGGCGATGTGATGAAGGAATCCATCGACGCCGCGTCCTCTTTCGTGCGTTCCGTCGCGCCAGAGCTTGGCATCAAGCCGCCGGAGTTCGAGAAGCGGGACATCCACGTCCACGTGCCTGAGGGTGCGACACCCAAGGACGGCCCGTCGGCTGGTCTGGCGATGGTGACCTCTGTCGTGTCGGTGATGACTGGCATCCCGGTCCGCAAGGATATCGCCATGACTGGTGAGGTGACATTGCGCGGCAATGCGCTTGCGATTGGCGGGTTGAAGGAAAAGCTTCTGGCGGCCCTTCGTGGCGGCATCAAGACGGTGCTTATCCCTGAAGACAATGCCAAGGATCTGGTCGAGATCCCGGCAAACGTGAAAGAGGGGCTGGATATCATCCCGGTTTCCAACGTCCGCGAGGTTCTGAAACACGCGCTTGTGCATATGCCCGAGCCTGTCGAATGGGACGAGGCGGCCGAAGAAGCCGCTGAAGCCGCGCGTCAGGCGGCCGCCCGTGGCGAGCGTGACGGTGCGACCCGCACGGCACATTGA